One window from the genome of Paraneptunicella aestuarii encodes:
- a CDS encoding NAD-glutamate dehydrogenase, with translation MTVKSNQHSVLLENVYQFIRKKVDQSQAKLVEQFARNLYKNIPKEDLEHRSDSDLYGAALSLWNEFYVFDSSKPTIQVFNPDLARHGWQSTHTIVEIIVQDMSFLVDSVRMALNRLGITAHLLLHSPITVVRNKDNELQSFEAPDSKAKGITKNTIFLIEIDRQTNKKALEALVEELHSVVREVSLAVSDWKLMRDALSQVIDNFDIYTSSIDEENRKQAQKYLTWIKNHNFTLMGYRHYTIKAIEGDYQWTADNDSSLGLMKNSVSDHVRLLSHLPVSAREAALSSNPLILTKTNSRSRVHRPAYMDYIGIKTYDENGVVIGEHRFIGLYSASFYNSSVTQLPILQEKIDRICVQSGFEKGSHAYKAVVNILETYPRDELLQATDPELLGIVLGIFQMQERGISRLFVRKDIFGRFYSCMVYVPRELYNTKLRKETQALLQKSMNSDKEVEFTTYFSESVYARTQYMVRVDNNNAEINVKEIENNIVELTKSWSDKLSNTIRANYGEAKGKRLEHKYANAFSPAYTERNLPSVAVVDIEKLELLDEDHTLDMLFYRPQEEPANSNSVRLKLFHKNVPIHLSAVLPMLEHFGLRVIDESPYEVKTDDGGVNWIMDFSMLHSTGGTMHMATARELFQDAFSQVWYGKLEDDSFNRLVLGAGLTGRQVTILRAYAKYMRQTGSSFSNTYIANTLDRYPHIATLIVDLFTTRFNPAVKQNEKKQDDLVSDIKQHLDQVANLDDDRIIRRYLDMILATIRTNFYQKDEQGLSKPYVSFKFQPELIPEMPLPLPKFEIFVYSPRVEGVHLRGGKVARGGLRWSDRLEDFRTEVLGLVKAQQVKNTVIVPVGAKGGFVCKQMHEKVGRDAILAEGKECYRIFIRSLLDITDNIKDGEIIHPDDVVRHDEDDPYLVVAADKGTATFSDIANSISEEYQFWLGDAFASGGSVGYDHKGMGITARGAWEGVKRHFREMDIDCQTTDFTCIGIGDMSGDVFGNGMLLSEHTRLISAFNHLHIFFDPNPDAKTSYQERKRLFENPSLTWDDYNKELISKGGGVFSRSSKSIELSAEMKKWLGTRQAKMTPNELIHNILKMPVDLMWNGGIGTYIKSSKETHADCGDRANDDLRVNGRDVKARILGEGGNLGVTQLGRVEYASNGGRINTDFIDNVGGVDCSDNEVNIKILLNALVNSGDLTMKQRNKLLYDMTDDVAELVIRDCYRQTQSISITHQSGAASLKEQTRFIHGLERDDYLNRELEFIPSDDEISDRLAMGQGLTRPELSVLIAYSKMVLKERLNIPEITDNPYHHKLLITAFPQMLQDKFADRMEEHPLRAEIIATKLANNMINDMGLNFLFRMNEETGASVTEIANAYAVVKGVFNKNGLWEAIEKLDNKVPATVQLDMLTALRRTLRRASRWYLRHGKKGDDIQSYIEFYSPALDDLNKNLQKYLVAEEYNQMERYILELAEKSVPQDIAYQVSSLSNLFPCLDLAQVAADEQRDIALIARLYYLLGSKLELHWFLEQINHQSVANHWQAMARAAYREELDWQQRSLTNVILHWDKEGKNADEILERWINEQAHLLERWYHMMAEFKTSKTHEFAKFSVALRELMLLSLNCG, from the coding sequence ATGACGGTTAAATCGAATCAGCATTCGGTTCTCTTAGAGAATGTGTACCAGTTTATTCGAAAAAAAGTTGATCAATCACAAGCTAAGCTGGTTGAGCAGTTTGCACGTAACTTATATAAGAACATCCCCAAGGAAGATTTAGAACATCGTAGTGACAGCGATCTATACGGTGCGGCATTGAGCTTGTGGAACGAGTTCTATGTATTCGATAGCAGTAAACCGACCATTCAGGTGTTTAACCCTGATCTGGCTCGTCATGGTTGGCAATCTACCCACACCATAGTGGAAATTATTGTACAGGATATGTCCTTCCTGGTGGATTCAGTGCGTATGGCATTGAATCGCTTGGGTATCACTGCGCACTTGCTATTACATAGTCCCATTACGGTTGTGCGTAACAAGGACAATGAACTGCAAAGCTTCGAAGCGCCAGACAGCAAAGCGAAGGGCATTACCAAGAACACAATATTCCTGATAGAAATTGATCGCCAAACCAACAAGAAGGCGCTTGAAGCTTTGGTTGAAGAGCTTCACTCTGTGGTTAGAGAAGTTTCTCTGGCGGTAAGTGATTGGAAACTAATGCGTGATGCATTGAGCCAGGTCATTGATAATTTTGATATTTATACGTCGTCTATTGATGAAGAGAATCGAAAGCAAGCACAGAAATATCTGACCTGGATTAAAAACCACAACTTCACCTTGATGGGATATCGTCATTACACGATCAAAGCCATTGAAGGTGATTATCAGTGGACAGCAGATAATGACAGTAGCTTGGGCTTGATGAAAAATTCTGTCAGTGATCATGTTAGATTGCTGTCTCATTTACCTGTTTCTGCCCGTGAAGCAGCCTTAAGCTCCAATCCTCTGATTTTGACTAAAACCAACTCACGTTCTCGCGTACATCGTCCAGCTTATATGGACTACATTGGTATTAAAACCTATGACGAGAATGGAGTAGTGATTGGCGAGCATCGCTTTATCGGCTTGTACTCTGCTTCTTTCTACAATAGCAGTGTGACCCAGTTGCCGATTTTGCAGGAAAAGATAGATCGCATCTGTGTTCAAAGTGGGTTTGAGAAAGGTTCCCATGCCTACAAAGCGGTAGTGAATATTCTGGAAACCTATCCTCGTGATGAATTATTGCAAGCCACTGATCCTGAATTGCTCGGTATTGTGTTAGGTATTTTCCAAATGCAGGAACGTGGTATTTCACGTTTATTTGTTCGTAAAGATATTTTTGGACGCTTCTATTCGTGCATGGTGTACGTACCAAGAGAGTTGTATAACACCAAGCTGCGGAAAGAGACTCAAGCGCTATTACAAAAATCAATGAATAGCGATAAAGAAGTAGAGTTTACGACTTACTTCTCTGAGTCGGTCTACGCCAGAACTCAATATATGGTGCGTGTTGATAATAACAACGCGGAAATTAACGTGAAGGAAATTGAGAACAATATCGTGGAACTCACCAAAAGCTGGTCGGATAAACTGTCCAATACCATCCGAGCGAATTATGGCGAAGCCAAAGGCAAGCGTCTTGAGCACAAATATGCCAATGCCTTTAGTCCTGCCTATACAGAACGTAACTTGCCCAGTGTGGCTGTTGTCGATATCGAAAAGCTGGAACTGTTGGATGAAGATCATACTTTGGACATGTTGTTTTATCGTCCACAGGAAGAGCCAGCCAACAGCAATTCGGTGCGCTTAAAACTGTTCCATAAAAATGTTCCGATTCACTTGTCTGCTGTGTTGCCTATGTTGGAACACTTTGGTTTGCGAGTGATTGATGAAAGTCCTTACGAAGTAAAAACCGATGATGGTGGCGTTAACTGGATCATGGATTTCTCCATGTTGCACAGCACTGGCGGCACAATGCATATGGCAACCGCTCGTGAGTTGTTCCAGGATGCATTTTCACAGGTTTGGTATGGCAAACTGGAAGACGATTCCTTTAACCGTCTGGTATTGGGCGCAGGGTTAACCGGACGTCAGGTCACGATTTTGCGTGCCTATGCCAAGTATATGCGTCAAACCGGCAGTTCTTTCAGTAACACTTATATTGCCAATACGCTGGATCGTTATCCTCATATTGCTACCTTGATTGTTGACTTGTTTACAACTCGTTTTAATCCGGCTGTAAAACAAAATGAGAAGAAACAAGACGATTTGGTAAGTGATATTAAACAGCATTTGGATCAGGTTGCTAACCTGGATGATGACCGTATTATTCGTCGTTATCTGGATATGATTTTGGCTACCATCCGTACCAACTTTTATCAGAAAGACGAACAAGGATTATCCAAGCCTTACGTTTCCTTTAAGTTCCAGCCAGAACTTATACCGGAAATGCCGCTGCCGTTGCCGAAATTTGAGATTTTCGTGTACTCGCCTCGTGTTGAAGGCGTCCATTTGCGTGGTGGTAAAGTTGCGCGTGGTGGTTTGCGTTGGTCTGACCGTCTGGAAGATTTCCGTACAGAGGTTCTGGGGCTGGTTAAAGCTCAGCAGGTTAAGAATACCGTTATTGTGCCAGTAGGTGCGAAAGGTGGCTTCGTCTGTAAGCAGATGCATGAAAAAGTCGGGCGCGATGCTATTTTGGCGGAAGGTAAAGAGTGCTATAGAATCTTTATTCGCAGCTTGCTTGATATTACCGACAACATTAAGGATGGCGAAATCATTCATCCTGATGATGTTGTTCGTCACGACGAGGACGACCCCTATTTGGTTGTTGCTGCCGACAAGGGCACGGCTACCTTCTCTGACATCGCCAACTCGATTTCTGAAGAGTACCAATTCTGGTTGGGTGATGCCTTTGCTTCTGGTGGTAGCGTAGGTTATGACCATAAAGGCATGGGGATTACTGCTCGTGGCGCATGGGAAGGCGTTAAGCGCCATTTCCGTGAAATGGATATTGATTGCCAGACAACCGACTTCACCTGTATTGGTATCGGTGATATGTCAGGTGACGTTTTTGGTAACGGCATGCTTCTGTCGGAGCATACTCGCTTAATTTCAGCCTTTAACCACTTACATATCTTCTTTGATCCTAACCCGGATGCGAAAACATCGTATCAGGAACGTAAGCGTTTGTTTGAAAACCCATCTTTAACATGGGATGACTACAACAAAGAGCTGATTTCCAAAGGTGGTGGCGTTTTCTCTCGTTCTTCCAAGTCGATTGAACTAAGCGCAGAAATGAAGAAATGGTTAGGCACTCGCCAAGCCAAGATGACGCCTAACGAATTAATCCACAATATATTGAAAATGCCAGTCGACCTGATGTGGAACGGTGGTATCGGAACTTACATTAAAAGCAGCAAGGAAACGCATGCCGATTGTGGAGATCGTGCCAATGACGATTTGCGCGTCAATGGTCGAGACGTTAAAGCCAGAATTCTTGGTGAAGGCGGAAACCTGGGTGTGACTCAGTTAGGCCGTGTCGAATATGCCAGCAATGGCGGGCGTATTAACACAGACTTCATTGATAACGTTGGCGGTGTAGATTGTTCAGACAACGAAGTTAACATCAAGATCTTGTTGAATGCTTTGGTGAACTCTGGCGATTTAACCATGAAGCAACGTAACAAGTTGCTGTATGACATGACCGATGATGTTGCTGAGTTGGTAATTCGTGATTGCTACCGTCAAACGCAATCTATTTCGATCACGCATCAAAGTGGCGCAGCATCACTTAAAGAACAGACCCGATTCATTCATGGTTTGGAAAGAGATGATTATTTGAATCGTGAGCTGGAATTTATCCCATCAGACGATGAAATATCTGATCGTTTAGCTATGGGACAAGGTTTAACACGTCCCGAACTTTCAGTATTGATTGCCTACAGCAAAATGGTATTGAAAGAAAGGCTCAATATTCCAGAGATTACCGATAACCCTTACCATCACAAGTTATTGATCACAGCATTCCCACAGATGTTGCAAGACAAGTTTGCTGATCGCATGGAAGAGCACCCGTTGCGTGCAGAAATCATCGCGACTAAATTAGCGAACAACATGATCAACGACATGGGGCTTAACTTCTTGTTCCGTATGAACGAGGAAACTGGCGCATCTGTCACAGAGATTGCCAATGCCTACGCGGTTGTTAAAGGCGTGTTTAATAAGAACGGTTTGTGGGAAGCGATTGAAAAGCTGGATAACAAAGTACCTGCCACAGTTCAGTTAGATATGCTGACAGCACTGCGTCGTACACTGAGACGTGCTTCTCGTTGGTATTTGCGCCATGGTAAGAAGGGCGATGATATTCAAAGTTATATTGAATTCTATAGCCCAGCGCTAGATGACTTGAACAAGAACTTGCAGAAGTATCTGGTGGCGGAAGAATACAACCAGATGGAGCGATATATTCTTGAGTTGGCAGAGAAAAGTGTGCCTCAGGATATCGCGTATCAGGTTTCCAGCCTCAGTAATCTATTCCCATGTCTTGATTTGGCTCAGGTGGCAGCAGATGAGCAAAGAGATATTGCTCTGATTGCTCGCCTTTATTACCTGTTGGGCTCCAAGTTGGAACTGCACTGGTTCCTTGAGCAAATCAATCATCAATCAGTGGCGAACCATTGGCAAGCCATGGCTAGAGCCGCTTACAGGGAAGAGTTGGATTGGCAACAACGTTCTTTGACCAATGTTATTTTGCATTGGGATAAAGAAGGCAAGAATGCTGACGAAATCCTGGAACGCTGGATTAACGAGCAGGCACACTTGCTGGAACGTTGGTATCACATGATGGCTGAGTTCAAGACAAGTAAAACTCACGAGTTCGCTAAATTCTCTGTTGCACTGAGAGAACTCATGTTGTTAAGCTTGAATTGCGGATAA
- a CDS encoding WD40/YVTN/BNR-like repeat-containing protein, translating to MKLTNFVAVACCFSLLSSSTSALAASESAYIAPLASKSLLLDIEKNGKQLVAVGERGHILLSDDGKSWQQQNVPTQSTLNGVYASGDHLWVVGHDAVILASSDAGHSWELQQFIPELERPLFDVLFFNEMQGIAVGAYGVFFRTEDGGKHWEREYHTAFLHPDDREYIESLQGEDPEFFKQEMASILPHLNRLSFHNGQVFVTGEIGLVAVSDDMGKTWKRLETGYYGSFFDVKPMQDGTVIAAGLRGSVYRSDQTLSSWRRIETGTTSTFNSIVNIDDQTTLLVGNNGTKLLLQGDKPQITHTEDGKALVSATYYNQQVLAVSEIGVKGLSLKN from the coding sequence ATGAAATTAACTAATTTTGTAGCGGTCGCTTGTTGCTTCTCATTGTTGTCATCTTCCACTTCAGCACTTGCTGCAAGTGAATCGGCATATATTGCACCGCTTGCCTCCAAATCGTTATTGTTGGACATTGAAAAAAATGGCAAACAATTGGTAGCAGTTGGGGAGCGTGGGCATATCTTGCTATCGGATGATGGTAAAAGTTGGCAGCAGCAAAACGTACCAACCCAATCGACATTAAACGGCGTTTATGCATCTGGTGATCACCTTTGGGTGGTGGGGCATGACGCGGTGATACTCGCTTCTTCTGATGCTGGTCATAGCTGGGAATTGCAACAGTTTATTCCCGAGTTGGAACGACCTCTTTTTGATGTCCTGTTTTTCAACGAAATGCAAGGTATTGCTGTTGGCGCTTATGGTGTTTTCTTCCGCACTGAAGATGGCGGTAAGCACTGGGAGCGTGAATACCATACTGCGTTTTTACATCCTGATGACCGGGAATATATTGAATCTTTGCAAGGCGAAGATCCTGAGTTCTTTAAACAGGAAATGGCGTCTATTTTGCCTCACCTTAATCGCCTTTCATTTCACAATGGTCAAGTATTTGTAACCGGTGAAATTGGCTTGGTTGCGGTCAGTGATGACATGGGGAAAACCTGGAAACGTTTGGAAACGGGCTACTACGGCTCATTTTTCGATGTGAAGCCTATGCAGGATGGAACTGTGATTGCTGCGGGATTGCGTGGTTCGGTTTATCGCTCGGATCAAACCCTTTCCAGCTGGCGTCGAATCGAAACTGGCACAACTTCGACATTCAATTCCATTGTGAACATTGATGATCAAACCACATTGTTAGTTGGTAATAATGGCACTAAATTGTTGCTTCAAGGGGATAAACCTCAAATAACGCATACCGAAGATGGTAAAGCGCTGGTTTCCGCAACATATTATAACCAACAGGTTTTGGCTGTATCTGAAATTGGGGTGAAGGGGCTATCCCTGAAAAATTAA
- a CDS encoding efflux RND transporter permease subunit, whose product MNKFAELFESFIFRNRLMVILLFMVATGYLMFQATHLKLDAGFTKNIPLNHEYMQNYMKHRKDFGGANSVLVAVCDKNDNIFNESFFVTLKNLHDQLFFIPGVDRSQVKSLYSSSTRFTEIVEGGFSGGPVIPADFNPSNPDALQLVSENITKAGIVGRQVSDDFKCAMVSAQLMELDPTTGEKLDTLALAEQLEKQLRGKYEDENTSVHIIGFAKMIGDVANGAKDVVLFFAIAIAITAVMVYFFSHSIMLTLLPLLCSVIAVVWQMGLLTIIGFGLDPMSILVPFLVFAIGVSHGVQMINAVSKEVVAGKDCKEASRQAFRRLLIPGGVALISDTVGFMTLLVIDIGIIRELAITASMGVAVIILTNLLLLPLLMSYLKLGEKYKNKMLQKSSVDMVWEKIGNCANLNVAKYILAVTAVLFAFGWYQSGQMKIGDLHAGAPALHESSRYNQDTFLITDKFEITVDYISVLIEAQPEACTDYDTMNAIDTFQWKMKNVEGVQSTISLPSVSKLVNAGYNEGNPKWQVLPRNQQTLVQAIGRVPTTSGLLNSNCSVMPVILFMEDHKAETINRVVNAVKEFRKEFETPELQFKLASGPVGVMAAKNEAVEAAQAPMMVYVFGAVVLLCLMSFKSVKATLAVIIPLYVVSILAQALMTYLEIGLTVSTLPVIALGVGIGVDYGIYILSTMNQKLRDGMPCRQAYIEALKERGSAVLFTGITLAVGVSTWVFSSLKFQMDMGILLTFMFVVNMLGAILVLPALAAFFWRSKENC is encoded by the coding sequence ATGAACAAGTTCGCCGAATTATTTGAATCATTTATTTTCCGCAATCGCCTGATGGTGATTTTGCTCTTCATGGTAGCCACAGGTTACCTGATGTTTCAGGCTACGCATCTAAAACTGGATGCTGGCTTTACCAAGAATATTCCTCTGAATCATGAATATATGCAGAACTATATGAAACACCGAAAAGATTTTGGTGGGGCAAATAGTGTGTTAGTTGCTGTGTGTGACAAGAATGACAACATTTTTAATGAATCATTCTTTGTTACTTTGAAGAATCTTCATGATCAATTGTTTTTTATACCTGGTGTAGACCGCTCACAGGTTAAATCCCTATATTCATCATCTACCCGTTTTACGGAAATTGTTGAAGGCGGATTCTCTGGTGGGCCGGTTATCCCAGCTGACTTCAACCCATCAAATCCAGACGCATTACAGCTTGTGTCCGAGAACATTACCAAGGCGGGTATTGTTGGGCGACAGGTGTCTGATGACTTTAAGTGTGCCATGGTTAGCGCACAGTTAATGGAACTGGATCCAACGACGGGTGAGAAGCTTGATACTCTTGCTCTTGCCGAACAGTTGGAAAAGCAATTGCGCGGCAAGTATGAAGACGAGAACACCAGTGTTCATATCATCGGATTTGCCAAAATGATCGGTGATGTAGCGAATGGTGCCAAAGACGTTGTGCTGTTCTTCGCTATTGCCATCGCAATTACCGCCGTAATGGTTTATTTCTTCTCTCATTCAATCATGTTAACCCTGCTGCCCTTGTTGTGCTCTGTGATTGCAGTTGTATGGCAAATGGGATTGTTGACCATCATTGGATTTGGACTTGATCCCATGTCCATCCTGGTTCCTTTCCTTGTCTTTGCTATTGGCGTAAGTCATGGCGTGCAAATGATTAACGCGGTAAGCAAGGAAGTGGTTGCAGGAAAAGACTGTAAAGAAGCTTCTCGTCAGGCATTTCGTCGCTTGTTGATCCCCGGTGGTGTCGCCCTGATTTCCGATACCGTCGGTTTCATGACATTGTTGGTTATTGATATCGGTATTATTCGAGAGCTTGCTATCACGGCCAGTATGGGCGTTGCCGTTATTATTCTGACCAACCTGTTGTTATTACCATTGCTCATGTCTTACCTCAAGCTTGGTGAGAAATATAAGAATAAGATGTTGCAGAAATCCTCAGTGGATATGGTTTGGGAAAAGATTGGTAATTGTGCCAATTTGAATGTTGCGAAATATATTCTTGCTGTGACGGCGGTATTGTTCGCGTTTGGCTGGTATCAATCAGGTCAAATGAAAATAGGTGACTTGCATGCAGGTGCGCCAGCTTTACACGAAAGCTCTCGCTATAATCAGGATACATTCCTGATCACTGACAAATTTGAGATAACAGTCGATTACATCTCGGTGTTAATTGAAGCTCAACCTGAAGCATGTACCGATTACGACACCATGAATGCGATTGATACATTCCAATGGAAAATGAAGAATGTCGAAGGTGTGCAATCTACGATTAGTTTGCCATCGGTTTCCAAATTGGTGAATGCCGGATACAACGAGGGGAACCCCAAATGGCAGGTATTACCTCGTAACCAGCAAACATTGGTTCAGGCAATTGGTCGTGTTCCAACTACCTCGGGATTGTTAAACAGCAACTGTTCGGTTATGCCTGTGATTCTGTTTATGGAAGATCATAAGGCTGAGACCATTAACCGTGTTGTTAATGCTGTTAAAGAATTCCGTAAGGAATTTGAAACCCCTGAGCTGCAATTCAAACTGGCATCTGGCCCTGTTGGCGTTATGGCAGCGAAGAATGAAGCAGTAGAAGCGGCTCAAGCGCCTATGATGGTTTATGTGTTTGGTGCGGTTGTTCTGCTCTGCCTAATGAGCTTTAAGTCGGTGAAGGCTACTTTGGCAGTTATCATCCCGCTTTATGTTGTGTCTATTTTGGCTCAGGCGTTAATGACTTATCTGGAAATTGGTTTAACGGTTTCTACCTTACCTGTTATTGCCTTAGGGGTAGGTATCGGTGTTGACTATGGTATTTATATCCTGTCTACCATGAATCAGAAGCTGCGTGATGGTATGCCATGTCGTCAGGCATATATCGAAGCACTAAAAGAGCGGGGAAGTGCGGTACTCTTCACTGGTATCACTTTGGCCGTTGGTGTCAGTACCTGGGTGTTCTCTTCTTTGAAGTTCCAGATGGACATGGGTATATTACTAACCTTCATGTTCGTGGTTAACATGTTGGGTGCTATTCTGGTCTTACCAGCCCTTGCCGCATTTTTTTGGCGAAGCAAGGAAAACTGCTAA